The nucleotide window TTCTGGGCGCTACCGATAGCGGAAATCGATCCATTATTCAGGGAGAAGAAAGAAAGGAAAGAAGCTTTTTAAACGGCTGTTCAGATATATAAGATTTTGAAATTTCAGGATAAATATGGCAGTACAAGAAACAGGGAGTCATCCATTATAAATAGAAAGGCTGTCGTGAGGCGCATCACTCCATTGAAGTCGGGTCGATGGAGTGCTTCTGAAGCTTGTTCCAGAGGTTCTTGGCGGAGATGCCGAGCAGCTTAGCCGCCTCGGTCTGCACGCCGCCCGCCTGGCGCAGGGCGGAAAGGATGAGGTTCTTCTCGTAGAGGGTCACGGCCTCGCGCAGGGGCAGGGAGGGATCCACCTGCATGGGGACGGCGGCCGGGGCCGTGTCCCTGCTGCGCGCGCCGCCGTATCCGAAATCGATGTCTTCGGCGCTGATCTCCTCGCCGTGGCGGAAGATGGCCGCGCGCTCGAGCACGTTGGCCAGTTGGCGCACGTTGCCGGGCCAGTCGTAGTCGAACAGGGCGCGCATGGCCTGCGAGGAGAGGCGGGGCAGCCCGGTCTTGAGCTTGGCCGCGAGCCGCGTGAGGAAGAACTCCGCGAGCTGGGGCAGGTCGTCCTTGCGCTCGCGCAGGGGAGGTAGGTGTATGGACGCCACGTTGAGGCGGTAGAAGAGGTCCTCGCGGAACTTGCGCTCCTTGACCTGCGCGGCCAGATCCACGTTGGTGGCGGCCACGATGCGCACGTCGCAGGCGATGGGGCGCGAGCCGCCCACGCGCTCGATCTGCTTGAGCTCCACGGCGCGCAGGAGTTTGGGCTGGAGATGCAGAGGCATGTCGCCGATCTCGTCGAGCAGGATGGTTCCGCCCGAGGCCAGCTCGAACTTCCCGCGCCGCGTGGCCAGGGCTCCCGTGAAGGCGCCCTTCTCGTGGCCGAAGAGCTCGCTCTCCAGCAGGTTCTCGGGGATGGCCGCGCAGTTGACCTTGACGAAGGGGCCCTCCGCCCGGGCGGACAGCGCGTGGACCGTGTCGGCCACGAGCTCCTTGCCCGTGCCGGTCTCGCCGATGACCAGGACCGTGGAGTCCAGCGGCGCGACGCGCTCGATCAGATCCTTCACCCGCCACATGGCCTCGCCCTGGCCGATGATCCGGCCGAGCGGCCCCTCCTTGTCCAGGGTGCGGCGCAACGAGCGCACCTGCCGCTGCAGGCGCTGTTTCTCCAGGGCGCGGCGGATGACGATCTCCATCTCGGCCAGGGAGAAAGGCTTGGTGAAATAGTCGTAGGCCCCGCGGCGGATGGCCTGCACGGCCGAGTCCTTTTCCGCGTAGGCGGTCATGATGATGATCTCCGTGCTCGGGCTGGCCTCACGGAAGTGGGGTATGGCCTCTATGCCGCTCATGCCCGGCAGGCGGACATCCAGCAGGATGAGATTGTAGACGCCCGAGGCGGCGGTGCGGATGCCCTCCTCCGCGGAGGCGGCGCAGTCCACGGCGAATCCCTTCTCGCCGACCGCCTCGCGCAGCATTCCCTGGAAGGCGATGTCGTCGTCGACGATGAGGATGCGCGGAGCGCTGTCTGTCCTATCCATAGTATATAGACCTCTGGCGTACGGGCTGTGCTGTTCCGGGATGCGGCAGGTATGCCTTCATCCATTTTTCATGGAACGATGACCACATATTTTGGTTGAGTCAAGCTTTTTTCCCCAAATGATGGATTAGGCCACTTGCAAAACAAGCCACTGAAATAATAAATAATTTTTGCAAAACGAAGGCTATGATGAACTTGGCATAACCATTGCTTTAAGGTGTGCAGCGGAGCGTATGCCATGAACTACGAACTCATCAGAAGATTGATCAGGGGCCGGGAATCCGAGCGCGGCGTCATGGCCGTGGAATTCGCCCTTGTCCTGCCGATGCTCGTCCTGCTCTTCGGCCTGATGGTCGAGGGAGCCAACGCCGTGCGCGTGTACGCCACCCTCGTCGACGCCAGCCGCGAGGCGGCGCGCACCATCCTTCGCGACGGCAACTCCACGGAGGCTCCGGCCGTGGTCAAGGCGCTCACCGCCGACCTCAGCGGGAATTCGCCGACAACCTCCGTGACCACCGATTCCGCCACCAATACCGTGACCGTCGAGGTACAGTATGCCTACCAGTCTTTCTACGGAGCCGACGGACTGCTCAACTCGCTCATCGCGAGCGCCCCGGTCTTCAAGGCCCGCACTACAATGCCTCTTTCGTAGGCTCGCCAGGCTCGCGGGGGATCTGGGCGCGTCGCCCGTCCTCCTCGCCGTTCTCCTGCCGGTGCTCGTGGGTGCGGTCGGCATGGCCGTGGATCTGGGCAACCTATACCTGGCCCAGACACGCCTGCAGGCGGCCACGGACGCCGCAGTGCTGGCCGGAAGCCTCAAGCTGCCCGACGATCCGGACCTCAGCAAGGGCAAGGTCTCCCAGGCGGTCAACCAGCTCCTGACCACGAACC belongs to Desulfovibrio sp. X2 and includes:
- a CDS encoding sigma-54 dependent transcriptional regulator is translated as MDRTDSAPRILIVDDDIAFQGMLREAVGEKGFAVDCAASAEEGIRTAASGVYNLILLDVRLPGMSGIEAIPHFREASPSTEIIIMTAYAEKDSAVQAIRRGAYDYFTKPFSLAEMEIVIRRALEKQRLQRQVRSLRRTLDKEGPLGRIIGQGEAMWRVKDLIERVAPLDSTVLVIGETGTGKELVADTVHALSARAEGPFVKVNCAAIPENLLESELFGHEKGAFTGALATRRGKFELASGGTILLDEIGDMPLHLQPKLLRAVELKQIERVGGSRPIACDVRIVAATNVDLAAQVKERKFREDLFYRLNVASIHLPPLRERKDDLPQLAEFFLTRLAAKLKTGLPRLSSQAMRALFDYDWPGNVRQLANVLERAAIFRHGEEISAEDIDFGYGGARSRDTAPAAVPMQVDPSLPLREAVTLYEKNLILSALRQAGGVQTEAAKLLGISAKNLWNKLQKHSIDPTSME
- a CDS encoding TadE/TadG family type IV pilus assembly protein — protein: MNYELIRRLIRGRESERGVMAVEFALVLPMLVLLFGLMVEGANAVRVYATLVDASREAARTILRDGNSTEAPAVVKALTADLSGNSPTTSVTTDSATNTVTVEVQYAYQSFYGADGLLNSLIASAPVFKARTTMPLS